The following proteins are co-located in the Pomacea canaliculata isolate SZHN2017 linkage group LG10, ASM307304v1, whole genome shotgun sequence genome:
- the LOC112573532 gene encoding uncharacterized protein LOC112573532: protein MSLEVSSKDDKNDPCGTDLDAPYPVEQAAQPNYATYSPGVTTMSSPPQPPPSPPPPGYNSDSPQTMVIIPGPREREPADDYLCLAIFSCIFLNLILGIIAIVFSYKTRKANQREDYETANKNSKTTLYVIIAAAIVGVITAILSLVLGV, encoded by the exons GTCTCTTCAAAAGATGACAAGAATGATCCCTGTGGCACAGATTTGGATGCTCCTTATCCCGTTGAACAGGCAGCGCAGCCAAACTATGCAACATACTCTCCAGGAGTGACCACAATGAGTTCtcctccacaaccaccaccgAGTCCGCCACCTCCAGGTTATAACTCGGATAGTCCACAGACGATGGTGATAATTCCAGGACCTAGG GAGCGGGAACCTGCAGATGACTACTTGTGCTTAGCGATCTTCAGCTGTATCTTCTTAAACCTAATTCTTGGTATAATTGCCATCGTATTTTCCTATAAG aCACGAAAGGCCAATCAAAGAGAAGATTACGAAACTGctaataaaaacagcaaaacgaCATTATACGTCATTATAGCTGCAGCCATTGTTGGCGTCATCACCGCAATTCTTTCCCTTGTCTTAGGTGTGTAA
- the LOC112573533 gene encoding protein enabled homolog, with amino-acid sequence MSSPPPPPPPPPSPPPTSSPPPLPPPPPYVYNVANTSSAGYNSNNPETWQEPADDYLCLAIFSCIFLNLILGIIAIVFSYKTRKANQREDYETANKNSKTTLYVIIAAAIVGVITAILSLVLGV; translated from the exons ATGAgttctccaccaccaccaccgccaccaccaccatcaccaccaccaacatcatcaccaccaccactaccaccaccaccaccatacgTCTATAACGTGGCGAATACGTCATCCGCAGGTTATAACTCGAATAATCCAGAGACGTGG CAGGAACCTGCCGATGACTACTTGTGCTTAGCGATCTTCAGCTGTATCTTCTTAAACCTAATTCTTGGTATAATTGCCATCGTATTTTCCTATAAG aCACGAAAGGCCAATCAAAGAGAAGATTACGAAACTGctaataaaaacagcaaaacgaCATTATACGTCATTATAGCTGCAGCCATTGTTGGCGTCATCACCGCAATTCTTTCCCTTGTCTTAGGTGTGTAA
- the LOC112573534 gene encoding leucine-rich repeat extensin-like protein 3 produces MSSPPPPPPPPPPPPGYYPMGSPPPAQYQMGPPPPGHYPPGTPPPPGYYVAGPPPPGYYPNNPRTMVIISGVRREPPDDHLCLAVLSCIFLNLIIGIFAIIWSCKTRMANERGDYEAAERHSQTTLMLIMAAAIVGIVTLILSLVFGLKFR; encoded by the exons ATGAgttctccaccaccaccaccaccaccaccaccaccacccccggGATATTACCCTATGGGGTCACCACCCCCTGCACAATACCAGATGGGGCCACCACCCCCGGGACACTACCCGCCGGGGACACCACCACCCCCAGGCTATTACGTGGCGGGTCCGCCACCTCCAGGTTATTACCCAAATAATCCACGGACGATGGTGATAATCTCAGGAGTTAGG CGGGAACCTCCCGATGACCACTTGTGCTTAGCTGTCCTCAGCTGTATCTTCTTAAACCTAATTATTGGTATCTTTGCCATCATATGGTCGTGTAAG acacgTATGGCCAATGAAAGAGGAGATTACGAAGCTGCTGAAAGACACAGTCAAACGACACTAATGTTAATCATGGCTGCAGCCATTGTTGGCATAGTCACATTAATTCTCTCCCTTGTATTCGGTTTGAAATTTCGCTAA